The following proteins are encoded in a genomic region of Oncorhynchus kisutch isolate 150728-3 linkage group LG6, Okis_V2, whole genome shotgun sequence:
- the LOC109892166 gene encoding CDKN2AIP N-terminal-like protein codes for MAEVEIEEFIDQNRHLATLVDTYRGISESEKHWKARREFLFRNINDFEDPHIDQLLALSMVWANNVFLGCRYSPDLLEKMKEMAEGIVVEDAPVFKTRDEIMKKQKQ; via the exons ATGGCCGAGGTGGAAATCGAGGAATTCATTGATCAAAACAGGCATTTGGCCACGCTTGTAGATACATATCGTGGCATCTCAGAGAGTGAAAAACACTGGAAGGCCAGGAGGGAATTCCTATTCAGAAATATAAACGACTTTGAGGACCCACACATTGACCAGCTGCTAGCATTGTCCATGGTATGGGCCAACAACGTGTTTCTTGGCTGTCG ATACAGTCCAGACCTCCTTGAGAAAATGAAGGAAATGGCTGAAGGAATTGTGGTGGAGGATGCCCCTGTTTTCAAAACCAGAGATGAGATAATGAAAAAACAG aaACAATGA